The DNA segment ATTTAGGTTGCATCTATGGTACTTATTTCTTGGTTCAAGGAGATTAAGCTCAATAATTCGTCCAAAAACCTTGATGGTATCCCTGGTGCCCTCAAAGGTTGGTTGCTGGACTTATTAGCATGTTCTGACCCAGCATTCCCAACAAAAGATTCACTTCTTCCTTATGCTGAGCTTTCCAGAACTTATGCAAAGATGCGCAGTGAGGCTGGTCAGTTGCTAAATGTAATCAAGTCTTCTGGTATGTTTGATGAGTTATTGACAGCAACACAAATTGAGTTGGACCGCTTGAGTGTGGATGACGCTATTGGTTTTGCTTCAAAAATTCCAGCTTTGTGTAATGATAGTTCTGCAAATGAGTTCTTGGCAAAGAAcatcatggatgatattgaaTCCTCCAAACAGAGACTCTTGACAACTTCTGGATATTTAAAATGCGTTCAGGtatacttaaaaatttattactttgaactttcttgaagtGGTTCGTATTACATGATTGGTATTTCATGTGTTTTAAGTTGTCGTCAATGATTTTGACTTGCTTATTTATGGTTCATCTCATGATTTGCAGAGCAACTTGCATGTTACAGTCACATCTGCAGTTGCAGCTGCCGTTGTCTGGATGTCTGAATTTCCTACACGACTTACACCAATCATTTTACCTTTGATGGCTTCTATCAGACGAGAGCAGGTGTTGGTTTAgctttttctgtttattttttgcttatttacatgtttaatttattgataCTTGATAAAATGACAACTTTCAGGAGGAAATACTCCAAATGAAGTCTGCTGAAGCCCTTGCTGAGCTAATGTATCACTGTGTTGCGCGTAAACCTTGCCCcaatgataaattaattaagaacaTATGTAGTTTAACTTGCATGGATCCCTCTGAGACCCCTCAAGCCAAATCCCTTTGTACCATTGAGAGTATTGATGATCAGGGTCTTCTGTCTTTTAGAACTCCTGTTAGCAAACAGAAGTCAAAGGTCCACGTGCTAGCTGGTGAAGATCGTTCCAAGGTGGAGGGATTTTTAAGTAGACGAGGATCTGAGCTATCATTGAGGCTTCTATGTGAAAAGTTTGGTGCGTCATTATTTGATAAGCTTCCCAAGCTGTGGGATTGCCTTACTGAAGTTCTTAAACCTATAGAGGACACCGAGGAAAAGCAAGTTACTGTGTCTATTGAGTCTGTTAGTGATCCTCAGACCTTGATTAACAATATCCAGGTTggcatttaaaattttatccatGTTTTTGGTTCATCAAATGTAAGATTTTGCATCACTAGCTGCGAATGAATTAGTTAGACTGCAATATCAGAAAATGggataaaatttcaaaagattgTCTTTCTCTCAGCATTTGGatactgttttaattttttcttgtaatgtaGGATTGAACAGTTGAAGATAAGACACAAATGCAAtggattttcttatttttcatagtATTGCCCCATCTGTAGGCTTTAAATAAAAGACTTACAGATTTATAGTTGTTGAAGATGCTTGTGATTTCAATCAGCAGGAGTATgcatatatgtatatgtgtgtaTTAGCAAAAAGTGTATACAAGAAAGATGACAGGACAACTTTAGACTATGGGAACCTGTATCTATTAGACTTTTCAGACTGCCTAAAAGACGTCTTTTATAAAGATTTACAGGACTACTTTTCTGACTGCAGATGGAAGTAGTTAATTCTCAATATTATTTCACTGAGCCGATACAGCTTGTCTtttcttaacaaaattatttacaaaagtcATTTCTTGAGACTGAATTAATCTCTCCCCTGTACTTTTTATGTCATAAATTTTCTTTATGCATGCAATTATGTAGAGTATGAAAGCATGTTACAAAATTTTGGTGGTGCCCGTGATTATGTAAACACCAGTGAACCAGAGCATTATGGTGATAGACGTGCAAATATACTAGTTGAGATCTAGGGGGGCTCCAAATGTGCATTTTTTATAAGCACATGCAGAAGAACACTTTTCTGTTAGCtgaatatatttcatttttttattgctGCGTGTGGAGAGCGGTTTGGGTATTGAAATTTCTAAGAACCATGACTATGATTACACCCTTGCCTTAATGAACTGTTGAATTATATCTAGCTTAGGTTGTTTGCTGaattgaagtttttgaacattatTTTGGATTCCTAAAGAGGTTGACTAACTAAAATAAGTACGCTGTTGATTATAAATCTATTGAAAAAATTGGCCAAGGGAAAATTCCTTGGAAATATTCGTTGTAAAGAacctttcttccttttgttGGCATTACTACCTATATGACAAGGTGCAGAAAAAGTTCTAGTAAATTTTTTGGTTACATGTATTGAAACATTCTTAGAAAGTGTTATCTCTCTCTAATTATGTATGCTTGTGTGTTTTATGTTGCAATGCAGTTCAATGGCTTCAAGTAGAAATGTGCCTGTTTGTTGGagttataatacattttttccATTGATTGTTTACTAGTTCAATAATTCTTCCTCTTGATCCCTATTCATTTCTAACTCGTTTTTAGTGATTGTATATAGTATTCTGCTTAATATACGGCATGGTTTTCTTGTAGGTGGTGCGCTCTGTTGCTCCCGTGTTAAATGAGTTGAAGCCAAAACTTTTGACGCTTCTCCCATGCATCTTCAAATGTGTTCAGCATTCTCATGTTGCTGTTAGATTAGCTGCTTCACGCTGCATCACTTCTCTGGCACAGTCAATGACTGTGAAAGTTATGGGAGCTGTGGTTGAAAATGCTATCCCAATGTTGGAAGATTCATCATCTGTTTATGCTCGACAAGGAGCAGGCATGTTGATTAGTTTTCTAGTTCAGGGGTTGGGTGTAGAGTTGGTCCCTTATGCTCCTTTATTGGTGGTTCCACTTCTGAGGTGTATGAGTGATTGTGATCAGTCTGTCAGACAGAGTGTGACCCATAGTTTTGCTGCTCTTGTTCCTTTACTTCCTTTGGCTCGAGGCCTTCCTCAACCAATTGGACTCGGAGAAGGTGTATCTAGAAATGCAGAAGATTTGCAGTTTTTAGAGCAATTGCTTGACAACTCTCATATTGAAGATTACAAGTTGTGCACTGAATTAAAAGTAACATTGAGGAGGTAAACTGGACTTACTTGGCTAATATTTCTTTGGAGAGGGGACGGTAGTTGAATATTCTATTTTGGAAAGTATGGTTTGATAGTGAAGATGAGTGTTAATTTTTTGCATAACGCCTGTTGTTAtggattaaaaaaagaaattctgTTTGAAGTCTAGCAAAGATGGCAGTTTGGAAGTGTTGTCATCCGAGACCCCATGCACTCTccttctaatttcttttttctctagTTACTTTGTTCATTGGAAACGTTTCAAGTATAATTATATTAGTTACATTTTTTCTCTataccttttatattttaaaatttgtcatctattaattttgcatttaccttttatattttattattatcgttGTTCTTGTGTTTTCAGGTATCAGCAGGAAGGCATAAATTGGTTAGCTTTCCTGAAACGTTTCAAGCTCCATGGAATTTTATGTGATGACATGGGACTTGGAAAGACACTTCAAGCATCTGCAATTGTGGCCTCTGATATAGCTGAGCATCGCAGTACAATCGGGAATGAGGATCTTCTGGCATCTTTAATTATCTGCCCATCAACTCTAGTTGGGCACTGGGCCTTTGAGATAGAGAAGTATATTGATGTTTCTGTTATATCTAGTCTTCAATACGTTGGTTCTGCTCAGGAACGAATACTTCTTCGAGATCAGTTCTGTAAGCATAATGTCATTATAACATCATACGATGTTGTGCGTAAAGATGTTGATTTTCTGGGACAGCTACTCTGGAATTACTGCATTTTAGATGAAGggcatataataaaaaatgccAAGTCTAAAGTTACACTTGCTGTAAAACAGTTGAAAGCCCAACACCGCTTGATATTGAGTGGGACACCTATACAGGTTTGTGATGAGTTTATACCTCATTTAAGTTACATTCTGTCACTACTAATCTGATAAATGTTACCCATTCTTGCAGAATAACATAATGGACTTGTGGTCCCTCTTCGATTTTCTGATGCCAGGCTTTCTCGGAACTGAGAGACAGGTACCTTTTTTGctgattattattatattttatgttgttaCAATAATATACTGCAACACATGCTTGGTTATTGTTATAATTGGAGAACATGATATATTTGGTATGTTAGGGTCTATTGTTTTTCTGCTTGTCATTATAATTCATGTTGTTACAATATTACAGCCGCAACCCttgattgtttttgttataattttggAAACATGGTACATTTGGTATACTAGGGTCTGAAGCTTTTAGCTGCTTGTCATGATAATTCATGTTGTTACAATCTTATACTGCAACCCATGATTGGTTTTCGTTATAATTTGGAACCATGATACATTTGGTGTGTTCAGGTCATGTAACCATGTGCAGGTCAGAATCATGTGCAGTTCTTATACAAGTTGATATAGTTGACTGATAAGCATCTAAGCATTTGGTGAGCCCACTTTCAAAAAGCCAACTTTTAAGGGGGAGAACTAAACAGTTAAATACTACGTGCTGAGCGTCACATACTACTTGATGTGTGACATAGGCATTCACTAATTACGTGAGTCTCTATTATAGCACCACCCTTAAGAGCCAATGTTTTGGCTGCTTTCATCCTATGATGCCTTACTGAGTGACGCATCACAAACTTCCTTGTTGGTCAAAATTACCTATTTGTAGCCCTCTCTGAGATACAAGCAGTTCCGATACTAATTGATAAATACCCAAGTACGTCGGGAACCCACCCTCAAAAGCTATAGCCATTAAGGGCAATGATCAAATGCTTCACCAAACTTTCTATATTACTTGACTTGGGACTTAGACATCTCATAATACCAAATCCCTATGATTGACCAAATGAATTATCCCTTGACATTATTTGAATGCTTGTGTTGAAGATTTCACGTTGATTAGATATATGACTAAAttatatagtatataaattaataaaatctcactttacaagtcgattttgtaggattgagttaggtttaaactcATCTTTGGTTAAGATCTATCTTCGCGAGGTTTGATAGGCCTATATCCCACTATGAATCCATATGCAAATATCTAGTTCTTTACTCAGGATGTCTAGTTCTCAGTATGAGGGTTAAAAATTCCATATCAATTAATATTGCTAAATTATACAAACTATTTTTGTAgggttgaattagacttaaagaCTACTTTTTAAGAGCTTGTTTAGATTAGCTCAAGTtgcacttaaaaaatatttcccaGCTTAGTTTACTGTTTCAAACCCTCTTCTGGGTTTAATTTTTTGGGGGGTACTGGCTTTGGAGGCAACATTTTTTATTCCATTGTCTATTAATTGCTACGTGATAGAAGTGAACATGTCATTACATGTCCTCAACCGAAACCTAGCTGGAATGTCATTGACCACAATGCCATTCATGCTTTTAATGAAATCTAGTATTACTAAATATGTTATGAATAAGTCTTTTTTTCATTATACTTGAATCAGATTATAATCCAAATGGATGCACAAGATTTGGGTGAGAAACTAGCTTGGGAGATGTTTTCTCTGCTCTCATAATATTGTACATAGGTTTCCCTTAGTTAGGAAGAGAATATTACTCTACGGGATTTCAACCTTATTTCCCTAAATATCTACAACTTAAAAAGGAGTAATGACAATAAATAGTCCTCTTATATCACTTAATATATCTCAAAAGTCTAACCTGAGTATCCTAATGTCTATCATATGGGGAATGAAGTTTACTAACCATGCTTAACAAAATAAGGGGGATCCCTTAATATATCTCAAAAGTCTAACCTGAGTATCCTAATGACTATCACATGGGGAATGAAGAAGTTTACTAACCATGCTTAGCAAAATAAATGTCTGGTGTTGTTCTAGATAAGTAATTTAGCTTCCTAACCAACCTTCAATATCTCCCTGGTTTAGAATAGGATTCTTTTGGCATAGTAGAATCTGGATGTACAAATATCAATTGATCATATCCAACATACCAATTTCTTGTATAATATTGTGCACATTTCCTGAGACATGACTTCCGTTGAAGGATCGTTAATTCCAAAGATGCTTGCCTTaccaattatttataattaaatgaaagcGTGATGCGGTAGTGGGCCTCTTCAGTGTTCATACCTGAATCCCTACAGTATCTGTGGGGTTTTATGGATAGAATATCACCATTCTTGGGCCTCTCTACTTAGCCGTTTAATCATTTGCATTGATTTGGTACTTGACATTGGCTTTGTCCTTTTTGGTACCAAAGAGCCATATAACCAATGTACCATAAAACAATGTTCATTCAAATTTGTAAATTTCCCTCATGATATTGTGTCCGTTTATCATATTTAGTTGAGTTTCTTTAGCATATTTTAGCCATCTagtaccttttttttttaatgttagtaCTTTATCTACCAAGCACCAAtgcatttgattttttaattgttttcacAATATTTAATGTGGCTTTAACAGTTCCAAGCTGCATATGGAAAACCACTTTTAGCTGCAAGAGATCCAAAATGCTCTGCTAAGGATGCTGAAGCAGGAGTACTGGCTATGGAGGCATTGCATAAGCAGgtgattttctcttttatcattattgaactacaattgttttttttttttgcgttcTAATTGGATGTACTTTTGTCCTCTAGGTAATGCCTTTCCTCCTTCGTAGAACAAAGGATGAAGTCTTGTCTGATCTGCCAgagaaaataattcaagacaGATACTGTGATTTGAGCCCTGTACAATATAAACTTTACGAGCAGTTTTCTGGTTCTCGTGTAAAACAAGAAATGTCATCTATTGTAACGACAAATGAGTCTGCTGCACCAGAAGGAAGTGGCACTTCTACTAAAGCGTCTTCACATGTCTTCCAGGCAATTATATTTCTTCAATTATTAGTGAATTACTGTCCCTTCTATTTTTTAACACCCAGAAATACATTCCATGTTCCAGGCACTCCAATATTTGCTTAAACTCTGTAGTCATCCATTGCTTGTCACTGGTGAGAAGATTCCAGATTCACTTTCTCCCATCCTCTTAGAACTGTTTCCTGCTGGCTCTGATATTGTTTCAGAACTTCACAAACTCCATCACTCCCCAAAATTAGTTGCTCTTCATGAGATTCTTGAAGAATGTGGAATTGGAGTTGATAATTCAGGTTCTGAGGGTGCAGTTAACGTTGGGCAGCATAGGGTCTTGATATTTGCTCAACATAAGGTGATGGTTACGGTTTAGTTGGAGCTACCTTTTTTGTAAagattaataaatgatttaCTGACTGTTTATTTGCAGGCTTTCCTGGATATAATTGAAAGAGATTTGTTTCAGACACACATGAAAAGGTTAGTTCCTGGACCTAGTCATCCACCTAATAAATTTATGGTTTGGATTCCCATGCTTTTTTCATTgcattgaatgattttttttggtTATTGAACAGTTGCTGCTTGTTTATGCatggaaataatattattttatatggatGTATTTTATTCAGAGTTTTCATCTTGCGTATTTCTTGTGTCACAGTGTCACATATTTGCGGTTGGATGGATCAGTTGCATCGGAAAAGCGATTTGAAATTGTCAAAGCTTTCAATTCAGACCCTACCATTGATGTTTTACTGCTTACAACACATGGTAAAGTTTTTGGGTACACCTTAATCGATCTaaccatttatttttcttgtagttgTAGCTTAATATTTGGAAATTATATGAAATTCTCCATCTGCAGTCGGTGGGCTTGGTTTGAACCTGACATCTGCAGATACCCTTGTTTTTGTGGAGCATGACTGGAATCCAATGCGTGATCATCAGGTAATCATGATCCATTTGGTGATTtatttgggttttctttttcagatCAAGACAGTTCTAATTGTCAGCATAGAATTTATATTAGCTGTAAAATTGGATTTCTTTCGACAGATTTTAATCAGGTTTTTCAGATTCAACTCTAATTGTACGTACTAGATAGTGACAATGTCACCTGTGTCTAGCTTTAGAGGCTTGTTTAAGATTATATTgtgaaaaattcttttttttttaatgaaaaaattctATTTGAAGTTGTTTTTAGCCAACTTTTGTCCAAAAGAGCAGGGTCCAAAAGTAATCCAATTGCAAATTTGTTCTGGAAGCAAATAGCAATAATAGCTTTTGAACATAATCACTTGTGATTGATGAGAGATAGTACGGGGTTAGATAGGAtactattttttaagaaaaaaaatattaattccttgttaatgaaaaaaggtaaaaatcTTGTTCGTGTATGGTTTctgagagaaaaatatatttatattaataatatacttgaaaacctaaaaattacttttataaataaaagggtTTTCACATTTATGGCCGCCACATGCCAaatgttttctatttctatagaatctctgaaaaagaaaatggtttaTTTTGCGTGGCTTTCTATATTTAATGCCTAACAGCATGGAGCTTTTGTAATCTTGCTTTCGATAGGatgaaatttctaattttttttttgtaatgttacTGGTTATATTAATAACCTACAGGCTATGGATAGAGCACACAGGTTAGGTCAGAAAAAAGTAGTCAATGTCCATCGGCTAATAATGCGTGGTACTTTGGAAGAGAAAGTTATGAGTCTACAAAGATTCAAAGTGTCAGTGGCTAATGCTGTTATTAATGCTGAAAATGCTAGTATGAAAACAATGAATACAGATCAGTTGCTTGATTTATTTGCATCGGCAGAAACCTCCAAAAAGGTATGACTACTTGTTTTTAGCTAGTCTGGTATACTCTAAATGCAGAATAGTAGATTTTGAATGAGTATGACTGGGTCAGTTATTTGGTGAAATGAAGATTGAGCACTATTATGTgcttttattgtgtttttctatGTGATATATGCATTTCCTTGCAATTTTATGTTGCTAGAAGGTTAGCGTCACTTTATTTTATGGGTGGGGGCTTCTGTCTCTGGCTAGGGTGATGGAATTTGTATGCAACATTCTTGTGAGGGTTGAACCATTGTAATTTGGGAGAACTCCCTGATATACCAAagaacatgttttttttgttatttgggTGAATAGTAATTTaccttagtttttttttttctgatgttTTGGACTTGATCATTTATAGGGTGCTAATGCTGTAAAGAGTTCAGAGAACAACTCTGATGGAGACGCTAAATTAGTAGGCAGTGGGAAGAGATTGAAATCGATACTTGGCGGGTTGGAGGAGCTATGGGATCAATCACAATATACAGAGGAGTACAATCTGAGTCAATTTTTAGCGAGGCTTAATGGCTAATACCCCAGATTCATTTCAGAGTCAGTGTACATATCCAAGAGTACAAATTTTGACATTGtaacatcatttttttctcCCCCATGCCCTTCAGTCATTTTTTGTCGTCACTTTTTGTACACCCCAATTCTGGTATCTGCTCGTGTGCATGCAGACCAGGTAAATCAGAGTCTGTATTTACAGGGCATTGAGGATAGCGAGGTTTGAGTGGCTGGTGGTGATATGTAGAGAAAAGTACCAGTGATGGCTTCAGGAGGGATGGAATAACATTTTTTGGATTTTGTATATATACACAGTCAATCCTAATTATAGTTATAATCGTTTCTAACATGAAATGATTTTCATTTTGCAATGTTCATTGGAAAGCTAGAAATACAAAATTACCAATACCTCAAATCTGCTATCGTCGTTATATGCTATAAGCCATTGGAGACAGCTACGGAAACGCATTTTTATTTGTGAAGAATTGCTTAGTTTGGATGATTTTTCGGCCAGTGAGTTAAAATGGAATAAGTGACGGGTACAATTAAGTTATCCTTTTTGGTGCtttgaaagattaaaattaCCTAGTTTTGGGTTATTAAAATATGGAAGAGCAAGACCAAAAGCAATAATTATAGATTTTATCAAGTTGGGTATCGGATTCttgttctctctctctctctctctctctctctctcccatTCGTTTAAACTTTAAACTGATTTGGAAAAAATTACCAATTTTAATTCTACTGCTTGACTGCATTAtggtttatataaaaaaagtctGTAATTTGTAGTGGAGGTgagttaaattttataaagcttGAATTTGGTTAATATCTTAAATTCAAGATTTGAGGTGTTTACCTGCGAGAGTGTTCTCCATTAGTCTGATTGAAAAATGATTAGCAAACggttactatttttttattttgtaagattttgagttgatttatttaaaaataaccttTTCTTCCTCAGCTTCATGTACTGTAAGGCATCTTGGACGAATGGGATTGTTTGAAATGTCCGTTTGGACCCAAAACTAAGACATCCAAACATAGATGTGAATAACTTATATCActgttaaaaaaatgatttacataatgtttaaatttatgcaTTGATTACAAGGAAAAAAGGAttgatagaaatataaaattggcAAGTGTCTTTTGGTAGGTGGATGGCGGCTTGTGTAAAACGGAAGGGTAAATTaggaaatatgaaaataaaaagtaaaaataagctTATATCATATATGAGATGAAGGAGGTGATATCGAAaggcagagagagagagagagagagatgggTTGCATCGTGAATCTCAACGGCGCAGCAGCCGCATCACTTCGTTTGCCCACTCCTACTGAAGGCGACAAGAAGGAGCgtggattttgttgttttccCCGACGCCACCGTCGCCATCATCAGTTCCGACCTCCTTCCGCTCCAACCGCCACCAATTCCCGTTCCCATTCTCTGGTTCGTATCTTCATTTTTCCTTCTATCATTCATTCTATTTGATTGGATTCACAATTCACCATCATACACACAAACAGACCGTCACCAATGAAGCGCTCAATGTTATGATTTCTGGAGCTCCCGCTTCTGGCAAAGGCACCCAGTGCCACCTCATCGCCGACAAGGttacttcctttttctttctactGCTTTACTAATGCATGCACTAACACATAACATAACCTTCTTTTTAGTTTTCCTTCAAATATTCTCATtcctttaattcatctaaattATATACGCAGTACGGTTTGGTGCATATTGCTGCTGGAGATTTACTTAGGGCAGAAATTGCCACAGGAAGTGAAAATGGAAAGCGAGCCAAGCAGTATATGGAGCAGGGGCAGTTGGTCCCTGACGAAATTGTTGTCATGGTATGTAATCTTTGTAATCCAATCATACCTTTTCTCTTCAGTTCATTCTTGTTCTCTACTCTTTCTCTTACCCTCCATTTCTTATGCTATAGATGGTCAAGGATCGTCTCTTGAAACCAGATTCTAAAGAACGTGGTTGGCTTTTGGATGGTTATCCCAGGAGCTTGTCTCAGGCCACTGCACTTAAGGGATTTGGGTTTGAGCCTCATACTTTTCTTCTTCTGGAGGTAAACATTTTGTTGTTTTCCTTTTAACTTTTCTACCTCTCATAAcccaatttattttttcataaaccAATTGGGTGATATTAGAAAAAGGAAGCCAAAGGAATTTTAATAGTGATACTCAGCGAAATTCTGTCATAATTCCCAAGATGATATATTATGATGCTGGAGACCCCTGTATTGTCGCTATAAAAATCAATACCATTGGTCTTAAATGCAGAAGTCAAAGTAGCTTTtcttatcttttacttttgatttttcAGGTTTCTGAAGATGTGCTTGTGGAAAGAGTAGTTGGACGGAGACTAGATCCTGTTACTGGGAAGATATATCACTTGAAGTATTCTCCTCCAGAGACAGAAGAAATAGCTGCAAGGCTTACCCAACGCTTTGATGATACTGAAGAAAAGGCAAGAATATATCCCtagtctgttttttttttttcttctgaaaagatatcaattctttttttttttagattatttgttttatacCTAGACTCACATGTAGATTATAATTGTGTCCAATTGAATGTTCTTTACCATTGTCGTTTGCATGACTTAGGTGAAGTTGCGATTGAACACCCATCATCAAAATGTGGAGTCCGTCCTTGCCC comes from the Vigna radiata var. radiata cultivar VC1973A chromosome 2, Vradiata_ver6, whole genome shotgun sequence genome and includes:
- the LOC106754742 gene encoding adenylate kinase, chloroplastic, with the translated sequence MGCIVNLNGAAAASLRLPTPTEGDKKERGFCCFPRRHRRHHQFRPPSAPTATNSRSHSLTVTNEALNVMISGAPASGKGTQCHLIADKYGLVHIAAGDLLRAEIATGSENGKRAKQYMEQGQLVPDEIVVMMVKDRLLKPDSKERGWLLDGYPRSLSQATALKGFGFEPHTFLLLEVSEDVLVERVVGRRLDPVTGKIYHLKYSPPETEEIAARLTQRFDDTEEKVKLRLNTHHQNVESVLALYKDITVKINGNVSKEEVFAQIDSVLTSLVEQRKAASGSVAA